ACGATCAGCCCGGCCGTCGCACGCTGGGCGTAGTAGGACGCCATCGAGGGCGTCGCCAGACCGCCGGCGGCGGCGCGGACCCGCGTCATCGGGGCCATCACCACCCGGTTGGGCAACGTCAGGTCACCGAGCTGATGGCTGTCGAAAAGGGTCGTCACGTCAGGACTCCATCGTGATCTGCAGTACCCGGGTCTCGGGTACGACAGTTACGCTAAAACCTCACATCCATGTGAGAGGCAAAGGTCTGTGTCGCAGGTCACAGCCGGGAGGACGGCATGCGCATCGGGGAGCTCGCGTCACGGACCGGAGTCAGCGTCCGGTCCCTGCGGTACTACGAAGAACAGGGACTGCTCACCAGCGTCCGCAGCCCCAGCGGGCAGCGGCACTATGCGGAGGATGGGGTCGAGCGGGTCATGTTCATCCAGCGGTTGTACGCCGCGGGCCTGTCCAGCCGCACCATCGCCGAACTGCTGCCGTGCCGCGATGCGCCCAGCGAGGAGAATTCCGACGCCGCACTGGAGCGGATGGAGCAGGAGCGCGACCGGCTCTCCGAACACATCGC
This genomic window from Streptomyces sp. DG2A-72 contains:
- a CDS encoding MerR family transcriptional regulator, producing the protein MRIGELASRTGVSVRSLRYYEEQGLLTSVRSPSGQRHYAEDGVERVMFIQRLYAAGLSSRTIAELLPCRDAPSEENSDAALERMEQERDRLSEHIADLIRTRDALDGVMATARAYRESLRAPLAG